In Balearica regulorum gibbericeps isolate bBalReg1 chromosome 14, bBalReg1.pri, whole genome shotgun sequence, one genomic interval encodes:
- the MYOZ3 gene encoding myozenin-3 yields MLSQSLASPCGTAGADMCLCLVSPQGCLSLPARKYPSPSHRAAPGVWQQVMTIMRPGPEDASPAPQLDLGKKVSTPQDLMIEELSLRNNRGSQLFQQRQKRMQRFVFEHPSGYRELPGPGAGGSHHTEKGDPEGTANEWTAGQDAEGQQSYHSELHVAASPQGSPPEVPKKTEKVLQMSKILNPDALAPGYSGPLKEIPPEKFNVTAIPKGYRSPWQELLGDKDNAVHGENQQPMRPTLWDFKSFNRTPTPFDRALVSDLFPVPAMELENLSALEVISHRRNFNRVPQGWVRILPESDEL; encoded by the exons ATGCTCAGCCAAAGCCTGGCCTCTCCCTGTGGCACGGCTGGGGCTGACATGTGCCTGTGCTTAGTGTCACCCCAGGGCTGCCTCTCTCTTCCAGCCAGGAAGTATCCGTCCCCTTCCCACAGAGCTGCCCCTGGAGTGTGGCAGCAAGTGATGACCATCATGAGACCGGGTCCTGAAGATG cctccccagcaccccagctgGACCTGGGCAAGAAGGTGAGCACGCCACAGGACCTGATGATCGAGGAGCTCTCCCTGCGGAACAACCGCGGctcccagctcttccagcagcGCCAGAAGCGGATGCAGCGCTTCGTCTTTGAGCATCCCAGCGGCTACAGGGAG CTCCCAGGGCCGGGGGCAGGTGGGTCACACCACACCGAGAAAGGTGACCCAGAGGGAACGGCGAACGAGTGGACG gcagggcaggacgCTGAGGGCCAGCAGAGTTATCACTCCGAGCTCCACGTGGCAGCATCgccccagggcagcccccccGAAGTGCCCAAGAAGACAGAGAAAGTTTTGCAGATGAGCAAAATCCTCAACCCTGACGCCCTGGCCCCCG GATACTCAGGCCCCCTCAAAGAAATCCCCCCGGAAAAGTTCAATGTTACCGCCATCCCCAAGGGCTACCGCTCCCCGTGGCAAGAGCTCCTTGGTGACAAGGACAACGCTGTGCACGGCGAGAACCAGCAACCCATGAGACCCACTCTATGGGATTTCAAAAGCTTCAACAG GACCCCCACCCCATTTGACAGAGCACTGGTCAGCGACCTGTTCCCTGTGCCTGCCATGGAGCTGGAGAACCTGAGCGCTCTGGAGGTGATTTCCCACAGACGTAACTTCAACAGAGTGCCACAAGGGTGGGTGCGGATTCTACCAGAGAGCGACGAGCTGTAG
- the SYNPO gene encoding synaptopodin isoform X1 — translation MLKATLRQPCLQTQPGCPTPGEAVQNPCACRTAEGNTEGDTGCWQERGSRGGQRYHHLRDAAASELVEQEGWMGPLGGKASGNCWQEPGRLDGGVLVPMLDGSSLASTAEPAAPSKCPGSATELSPAAASPTTDPSQEWKVVKIQRVLINPAGEPRKAGLSRSASLSEKELKEAKAQSQRIAAQLTTAPSPSSKGVLLFNRRKQRVDGLAGAGHGRGLPLSPAPRPRQAAMEEGEGQRMKLEPNQPDNPGEVLQANASPCREPPAEAQQVPLSVYLKENMSSATTNGVQEQVASRMESGVGGLRNAGAPVGLSTAALALPQSPEEGKNGEVPGEVPSAPAGTATGTASPASREQNGARGRQYYEVHLTLAKPKPVKNRTARPFGTQTSPASGQPTEGAPAAELPPPPTYAETLSSPPPLTRVRSPPAYSALYPSQEQKMLPGAPLSCGASGPNPLPKTGILEESAARRAGKKSMFTFVEKPKLGPNPDLLDLVQSADSRKKQKEQGEPGAEDEPFALGAEAANFVPNSVARGGQHLPPPADDAPAWSSCLKSPTIQPKPKPQPSHNLSEARGKGAELFARRQSRMEKFIIEAPSQPELLRSPSPTMSLPPSWKYDANACLSPMVSRHPSKSPSRPSKTPPASLYGGNLMENEVSQKELEMSKHQPYQLQSSLFILSPSKGPARSMPREMPPPRPSLPDAYPYPHPQQTSCPTSPLPPSPVWHPPAVPGAGQTTSSPLPSAAGALPLTHGNRASAGAEVLLASPCRLLPPRAKGGFQAPRPSYSTRNAGIEPQERRPSLPASPTWTPRPAWRPGSLDGWASPASVPELDEGPPMSPPWSERSLSPLRQDANPRASRQMQARLARNIINAARRKSSSPKAVGPEGSRPFTPIPAGPPSLPQSPRLVRAEGSRAPALQAASSVLGSLGSPSSTHKSPLRSPRADGPRFCPSPGMPRATWPEGHRLLLPPGMSSCPVPGLSPCPKSPLPSPVVGGRSPAKRCTSRSPTDSDVSLDSEDSGAKSPGIHSFNLCPRGWTGSLRLKPGGLPSGAPCTS, via the exons ATGCTGAAGGCAACACTccggcagccctgcctgcaaaCCCAGCCCGGCTGCCCCACACCTGGCGAGGCTGTGCAAAACCCGTGTGCCTGCAGGACGGCTGAGGGGAACACCGAGGGGGACACCGGCTGTTGGCAGGagagggggagcagagggggtcAGAGGTACCATCATCTCCgggatgctgctgcctctgagcTGGTTGAGCAGGAGGGATGGATGGGGCCGCTGGGAGGGAAGGCAAGCGGGAACTGCTGGCAGGAGCCTGGGAGGCTCGATGGGGGTGTGCTGGTTCCCATGTTGGATGGCAGCAGCCTGGCCTCAACGGCTGAGCCCGCAGCCCCCTCAAAATGCCCCGGCTCTGCCACAGAgctgtcccctgcagcagccagccccacgACCGACCCCAGCCAGGAGTGGAAAGTGGTGAAGATCCAACGGGTCCTCATCAACCCTGCCGGTGAGCCGAGGAAAGCGG gtCTCTCCCGCAGCGCTAGCCTCTCCGAGAAGGAGCTGAAGGAGGCGAAGGCGCAGAGCCAGAGGATCGCGGCGCAGCTCACCACGgcacccagccccagctccaagGGCGTCCTGCTCTTCAACCGTCGCAAGCAGCGTGTCGACGGGCTCGCTGGGGCCGGGCATGGCAGAGGGCTACCGCTGAGCCCCGCGCCCCGGCCTCGGCAAGCAGCCATGGAGGAGGGTGAGGGGCAGAGGATGAAGCTGGAGCCCAACCAGCCTGACAACCCgggagaggtgctgcaggcgAACGCCTCCCCGTGCCGAGAGCCGCCTGCCGAAGCCCAGCAGGTCCCGCTTAGCGTCTACCTGAAGGAGAACATGTCATCGGCCACCACCAACGGCGTGCAGGAGCAGGTGGCTAGCAGGATGGagagcggggtgggggggctcaGGAATGCGGGAGCCCCTGTGGGGCTGAGCACGGCAGCTCTCGCTCTGCCACAGAGCCCCGAGGAGGGGAAGAACGGTGAGGTGCCCGGCGAGGTGCCCAGCGCGCCAGCAGGGACGGCCACGGGGACGGCATCCCCGGCCAGCCGGGAGCAGAAcggggcgcggggccggcagTACTACGAGGTCCATCTCACCCTGGCCAAGCCCAAGCCCGTGAAGAACCGGACGGCCAGACCCTTTGGCACCCAGACATCCCCCGCCAGTGGCCAGCCCACAGAGGGAGCCCCCGCTGCCGAGCTGCCCCCGCCACCCACCTATGCGGAGACCCTGAGCAGCCCCCCACCTCTCACCCGCGTCCGCTCGCCCCCCGCCTACTCGGCCCTGTACCCCTCCCAGGAGCAGAAGATGCTGCCAGGTGCCCCCCTGAGCTGTGGGGCGAGCGGACCGAACCCCCTGCCCAAAACAGGGATCCTAGAGGAGTCGGCTGCTCGGAGAGCCGGCAAAAAGTCCATGTTCACCTTCGTCGAGAAGCCAAAGCTGGGCCCCAACCCCGATCTGCTGGACCTGGTCCAGAGCGCGGACagcaggaagaagcagaaggagcagGGGGAGCCTGGTGCTGAGGACGAGCCCTTCGCCCTTGGGGCTGAAGCTGCCAACTTTGTCCCCAACAGCGTGGCCAGGGGCGGGCAGCACCTCCCGCCACCAGCTGACGATGCTCCAGCGTGGTCCTCCTGCCTCAAGTCCCCCACCATCCAGCCCAAGCCGAAGCCACAGCCCAGCCACAACCTCAGTGAAGCGAGAGGGAAGGGGGCCGAGCTCTTCGCCCGCCGGCAGTCCAGGATGGAGAAGTTCATCATTGAGGCTCCCTCCCAGCCTGAGCTGCTGCGGTCCCCATCGCCCACCAtgtccctgcctccctcctggAAGTATGATGCCAATGCTTGCCTGTCACCCATGGTCTCCAGACACCCCTCCAAGAGTCCCTCCAGGCCCTCCAAAACCCCTCCGGCATCTCTGTATGGTGGCAACTTGATGGAGAACGAGGTCTCCCAGAAGGAGCTAGAGATGTCCAAGCACCAGCCCTACCAGCTCCAGTCTTCGCTCTTCATCCTCTCCCCATCCAAGGGGCCAGCAAGGTCCATGCCCCGGGAGATGCCTCCACCCAGACCCTCTCTTCCTGATGCCTACCCctacccccacccccagcaaaCCTCCTGCCCGACCTCTCCGTTGCCTCCTTCCCCTGTTTGGCATCCCCCCGCTGTGCCCGGCGCCGGCCAGACCAcctccagccccctccccagcgctgctggggctctgcccCTGACCCATGGCAACCGTGCCAGTGCTGGAGCCGAGGTGCTGCTGGCCTCCCCGTGCCGCCTGCTGCCGCCCCGAGCAAAGGGGGGCTTCCAGGCGCCCCGGCCCTCCTACTCCACCAGGAACGCCGGCATCGAGCCGCAG GAAAGGCGGCCGTCCCTCCCTGCCTCACCCACCTGGACACCCCGGCCAGCGTGGCGCCCGGGCAGCCTGGACGGCTGGGCCAGCCCGGCCTCGGTGCCTGAGCTGGATGAGGGACCCCCCATGTCCCCTCCGTGGAGTGAGCGGTCCCTGTCCCCGCTGCGGCAGGATGCCAACCCCCGGGCCAGCCGGCAGATGCAAGCACGGCTCGCCAGGAACATCATCAACGCTGCCCGGAGGAAAAGCTCCTCTCCCAAAGCCGTGGGGCCGGAGGGCTCCCGGCCCTTCACCCCCATCCCTGccggcccccccagcctgccccagtCCCCCCGGCTGGTGCGGGCAGAGGGCTCCAGAGCCCCGGCACTGCAGGCCGCCAGCAGTGTGCTGGGGAGCCTGGGCAGCCCCTCGTCCACCCACAAAAGCCCCCTGCGATCGCCCAGGGCGGATGGCCCCCGATTTTGTCCCTCCCCTGGGATGCCCCGAGCCACCTGGCCAGAGGGTCACCGACTCCTGCTGCCACCCGGGATGtcctcctgccctgtccccgGGCTATCCCCCTGCCCCAAGAGCCCCCTGCCATCCCCCGTGGTGGGTGGGCGGTCCCCGGCCAAGCGCTGCACCTCCCGGTCCCCGACGGACTCGGACGTCTCCCTCGACTCTGAAGACTCGGGAGCCAAGAGCCcgggcatccacagcttcaacctctgcccccgGGGCTGGACCGGCAGCCTGCGGCTGAAGCCAGGGGGGCTGCCCTCGGGGGCCCCCTGCACCTCCTAG
- the SYNPO gene encoding synaptopodin isoform X2: MRHWRRLAGLDSLFLEEARTFGEERRFLPEGQCDGLSRSASLSEKELKEAKAQSQRIAAQLTTAPSPSSKGVLLFNRRKQRVDGLAGAGHGRGLPLSPAPRPRQAAMEEGEGQRMKLEPNQPDNPGEVLQANASPCREPPAEAQQVPLSVYLKENMSSATTNGVQEQVASRMESGVGGLRNAGAPVGLSTAALALPQSPEEGKNGEVPGEVPSAPAGTATGTASPASREQNGARGRQYYEVHLTLAKPKPVKNRTARPFGTQTSPASGQPTEGAPAAELPPPPTYAETLSSPPPLTRVRSPPAYSALYPSQEQKMLPGAPLSCGASGPNPLPKTGILEESAARRAGKKSMFTFVEKPKLGPNPDLLDLVQSADSRKKQKEQGEPGAEDEPFALGAEAANFVPNSVARGGQHLPPPADDAPAWSSCLKSPTIQPKPKPQPSHNLSEARGKGAELFARRQSRMEKFIIEAPSQPELLRSPSPTMSLPPSWKYDANACLSPMVSRHPSKSPSRPSKTPPASLYGGNLMENEVSQKELEMSKHQPYQLQSSLFILSPSKGPARSMPREMPPPRPSLPDAYPYPHPQQTSCPTSPLPPSPVWHPPAVPGAGQTTSSPLPSAAGALPLTHGNRASAGAEVLLASPCRLLPPRAKGGFQAPRPSYSTRNAGIEPQERRPSLPASPTWTPRPAWRPGSLDGWASPASVPELDEGPPMSPPWSERSLSPLRQDANPRASRQMQARLARNIINAARRKSSSPKAVGPEGSRPFTPIPAGPPSLPQSPRLVRAEGSRAPALQAASSVLGSLGSPSSTHKSPLRSPRADGPRFCPSPGMPRATWPEGHRLLLPPGMSSCPVPGLSPCPKSPLPSPVVGGRSPAKRCTSRSPTDSDVSLDSEDSGAKSPGIHSFNLCPRGWTGSLRLKPGGLPSGAPCTS; this comes from the exons ATGCGGCACTGGAGAAGACTGGCGGGGCTGGATTCATTGTTCTTGGAAGAAGCCAGGACATTTGGAGAGGAGAGACGTTTCCTTCCTGAAGGGCAGTGTGATG gtCTCTCCCGCAGCGCTAGCCTCTCCGAGAAGGAGCTGAAGGAGGCGAAGGCGCAGAGCCAGAGGATCGCGGCGCAGCTCACCACGgcacccagccccagctccaagGGCGTCCTGCTCTTCAACCGTCGCAAGCAGCGTGTCGACGGGCTCGCTGGGGCCGGGCATGGCAGAGGGCTACCGCTGAGCCCCGCGCCCCGGCCTCGGCAAGCAGCCATGGAGGAGGGTGAGGGGCAGAGGATGAAGCTGGAGCCCAACCAGCCTGACAACCCgggagaggtgctgcaggcgAACGCCTCCCCGTGCCGAGAGCCGCCTGCCGAAGCCCAGCAGGTCCCGCTTAGCGTCTACCTGAAGGAGAACATGTCATCGGCCACCACCAACGGCGTGCAGGAGCAGGTGGCTAGCAGGATGGagagcggggtgggggggctcaGGAATGCGGGAGCCCCTGTGGGGCTGAGCACGGCAGCTCTCGCTCTGCCACAGAGCCCCGAGGAGGGGAAGAACGGTGAGGTGCCCGGCGAGGTGCCCAGCGCGCCAGCAGGGACGGCCACGGGGACGGCATCCCCGGCCAGCCGGGAGCAGAAcggggcgcggggccggcagTACTACGAGGTCCATCTCACCCTGGCCAAGCCCAAGCCCGTGAAGAACCGGACGGCCAGACCCTTTGGCACCCAGACATCCCCCGCCAGTGGCCAGCCCACAGAGGGAGCCCCCGCTGCCGAGCTGCCCCCGCCACCCACCTATGCGGAGACCCTGAGCAGCCCCCCACCTCTCACCCGCGTCCGCTCGCCCCCCGCCTACTCGGCCCTGTACCCCTCCCAGGAGCAGAAGATGCTGCCAGGTGCCCCCCTGAGCTGTGGGGCGAGCGGACCGAACCCCCTGCCCAAAACAGGGATCCTAGAGGAGTCGGCTGCTCGGAGAGCCGGCAAAAAGTCCATGTTCACCTTCGTCGAGAAGCCAAAGCTGGGCCCCAACCCCGATCTGCTGGACCTGGTCCAGAGCGCGGACagcaggaagaagcagaaggagcagGGGGAGCCTGGTGCTGAGGACGAGCCCTTCGCCCTTGGGGCTGAAGCTGCCAACTTTGTCCCCAACAGCGTGGCCAGGGGCGGGCAGCACCTCCCGCCACCAGCTGACGATGCTCCAGCGTGGTCCTCCTGCCTCAAGTCCCCCACCATCCAGCCCAAGCCGAAGCCACAGCCCAGCCACAACCTCAGTGAAGCGAGAGGGAAGGGGGCCGAGCTCTTCGCCCGCCGGCAGTCCAGGATGGAGAAGTTCATCATTGAGGCTCCCTCCCAGCCTGAGCTGCTGCGGTCCCCATCGCCCACCAtgtccctgcctccctcctggAAGTATGATGCCAATGCTTGCCTGTCACCCATGGTCTCCAGACACCCCTCCAAGAGTCCCTCCAGGCCCTCCAAAACCCCTCCGGCATCTCTGTATGGTGGCAACTTGATGGAGAACGAGGTCTCCCAGAAGGAGCTAGAGATGTCCAAGCACCAGCCCTACCAGCTCCAGTCTTCGCTCTTCATCCTCTCCCCATCCAAGGGGCCAGCAAGGTCCATGCCCCGGGAGATGCCTCCACCCAGACCCTCTCTTCCTGATGCCTACCCctacccccacccccagcaaaCCTCCTGCCCGACCTCTCCGTTGCCTCCTTCCCCTGTTTGGCATCCCCCCGCTGTGCCCGGCGCCGGCCAGACCAcctccagccccctccccagcgctgctggggctctgcccCTGACCCATGGCAACCGTGCCAGTGCTGGAGCCGAGGTGCTGCTGGCCTCCCCGTGCCGCCTGCTGCCGCCCCGAGCAAAGGGGGGCTTCCAGGCGCCCCGGCCCTCCTACTCCACCAGGAACGCCGGCATCGAGCCGCAG GAAAGGCGGCCGTCCCTCCCTGCCTCACCCACCTGGACACCCCGGCCAGCGTGGCGCCCGGGCAGCCTGGACGGCTGGGCCAGCCCGGCCTCGGTGCCTGAGCTGGATGAGGGACCCCCCATGTCCCCTCCGTGGAGTGAGCGGTCCCTGTCCCCGCTGCGGCAGGATGCCAACCCCCGGGCCAGCCGGCAGATGCAAGCACGGCTCGCCAGGAACATCATCAACGCTGCCCGGAGGAAAAGCTCCTCTCCCAAAGCCGTGGGGCCGGAGGGCTCCCGGCCCTTCACCCCCATCCCTGccggcccccccagcctgccccagtCCCCCCGGCTGGTGCGGGCAGAGGGCTCCAGAGCCCCGGCACTGCAGGCCGCCAGCAGTGTGCTGGGGAGCCTGGGCAGCCCCTCGTCCACCCACAAAAGCCCCCTGCGATCGCCCAGGGCGGATGGCCCCCGATTTTGTCCCTCCCCTGGGATGCCCCGAGCCACCTGGCCAGAGGGTCACCGACTCCTGCTGCCACCCGGGATGtcctcctgccctgtccccgGGCTATCCCCCTGCCCCAAGAGCCCCCTGCCATCCCCCGTGGTGGGTGGGCGGTCCCCGGCCAAGCGCTGCACCTCCCGGTCCCCGACGGACTCGGACGTCTCCCTCGACTCTGAAGACTCGGGAGCCAAGAGCCcgggcatccacagcttcaacctctgcccccgGGGCTGGACCGGCAGCCTGCGGCTGAAGCCAGGGGGGCTGCCCTCGGGGGCCCCCTGCACCTCCTAG